One region of Microbacterium rhizosphaerae genomic DNA includes:
- a CDS encoding SDR family NAD(P)-dependent oxidoreductase, with the protein MTLEGKVAVVTGSGRGLGLAYAQELARQGASVVINDVDADTAADAVASIEAAGGRAVAVVAPVGPTSTAEELVRTAVDTFGGLDILVTNAGVLRDTVLWKMSDDDFDTVVNVHLRGTFTCARAAASWMREHEVAGRIICIGSPTGQRGNFGQTNYAAAKAGIVGMVRTWALELKRAGITVNAVIPVAATAMTATVPYFAAAVEADEKGEAMPAFFRHDLGFGTSDDVAGLIAYLASDDASGVTGQAIGIGGDRLQVWSHPEPVFTTYHEGGWSYESLREEFPEVAAERQQSVGESFPPLPEELRR; encoded by the coding sequence TGGCGCGGCAAGGCGCATCCGTCGTCATCAACGATGTGGATGCCGACACCGCAGCCGACGCAGTGGCGTCGATCGAGGCGGCCGGAGGTCGCGCAGTCGCCGTTGTGGCCCCGGTGGGCCCGACGTCGACGGCTGAGGAGCTCGTGCGCACGGCGGTCGACACGTTCGGCGGGCTCGACATCCTCGTCACGAACGCTGGCGTCCTCCGCGACACCGTGCTGTGGAAGATGAGCGACGACGACTTCGACACGGTGGTCAACGTGCACCTGCGGGGAACGTTCACGTGCGCGCGCGCGGCGGCGAGCTGGATGCGCGAGCACGAGGTCGCCGGCCGGATCATCTGCATCGGCTCGCCGACGGGCCAGCGCGGCAACTTCGGCCAGACGAACTACGCGGCCGCCAAGGCGGGGATCGTCGGGATGGTACGCACGTGGGCGCTGGAGCTGAAGCGCGCGGGGATCACGGTCAACGCCGTGATCCCGGTGGCGGCGACGGCGATGACCGCCACCGTGCCGTACTTCGCCGCGGCGGTCGAAGCCGACGAGAAGGGCGAGGCGATGCCGGCGTTCTTCCGGCACGACCTCGGGTTCGGCACCTCCGACGACGTCGCGGGCCTGATCGCCTACCTCGCCTCGGACGACGCCTCGGGCGTCACCGGCCAGGCGATCGGCATCGGCGGCGACCGGCTGCAGGTGTGGTCGCATCCCGAGCCCGTCTTCACCACCTATCACGAGGGCGGATGGTCGTACGAGTCGCTGCGCGAGGAGTTCCCCGAGGTCGCCGCCGAGCGTCAGCAGTCGGTAGGGGAGAGCTTCCCGCCGCTGCCCGAGGAGCTCCGGCGGTGA